From a single Lineus longissimus chromosome 16, tnLinLong1.2, whole genome shotgun sequence genomic region:
- the LOC135500348 gene encoding serine/threonine-protein phosphatase 6 regulatory ankyrin repeat subunit A-like, whose amino-acid sequence MTLEPRQRYLNHALCHMCQKGDIAQVQHLIQEGADVNYLVHAENYTPLIFATKEMHLDVVEYLLKCGANTQRAMKHIGHQMKKFTSPLGLKILNALLIGGAPIEGDCSCGSCGHLILNSVANVGSCACLDLIKDNGCIDVVNGSSRIKTIKKYDKFYRNCDMWVPLFTAAKAGNLNFVQQLHSYGADINILDHNHTTPLHHACKSNQREIVDFLIEHDADLNIRSMDKNEGPLDYAYRYPADVSLVTHLHKLGAKSEKLDNYPLHFAAFLGNLDLFQMACDDNKDVDIDVRDFVGRTVLHCACYSGSIDVVKKCLEYGPNVNSVEDGYGLGEHYTPLQIAIAWRNPSLVEFLLHEKECPGVLVNPVQKDVGLAEDSDSDNEDETWPPVQIACYVGDLKSVQLLLKRGAVAPKGAALSTCCWTNHVQRIAIALELIDNGHYQLKAPCSYTTSGYQEHCTPLQCTVERNDLELLKALLGKEKFLNEVLQNNDFFSALLISGQENNIECFQTLLSYLTNQQRKLILKPENVIDLLINTLEHRQPEMMKFLLKEVLESKQAISNLYADVRFSEKLGHYLQTHNYQLFLCLDELLTAGHGTRLWSAYFNLSLIYKENLFYFVHIIPLISRKYATLDNNLLGFLIRQKDIAMVQFLSECGLQILPKELGNFRGVHSSSSDTLDFIDEAIDIVASPFTLKSVCRSFIRESLLSSSPDVYQSAQQLALPKSLVDYLAFTGVHKFQY is encoded by the coding sequence ATGACCCTGGAACCACGCCAACGTTACTTGAACCACGCTTTATGTCACATGTGCCAGAAAGGTGACATCGCCCAAGTCCAGCATCTCATCCAGGAGGGTGCAGACGTGAACTATCTCGTTCATGCTGAAAACTACACACCGCTTATCTTTGCCACAAAAGAAATGCATCTCGACGTTGTGGAGTATTTACTCAAATGTGGCGCCAACACGCAACGAGCGATGAAACATATCGGTCATCAGATGAAGAAGTTCACGTCGCCTCTCGGATTAAAAATACTTAATGCACTACTGATAGGTGGCGCTCCAATCGAAGGCGACTGTAGCTGTGGATCGTGTGGGCACCTCATTCTGAATTCAGTAGCCAATGTGGGAAGTTGTGCCTGTCTAGATCTCATCAAAGACAATGGTTGTATTGATGTCGTAAACGGCTCCTCGCGCATAAAAACCATCAAAAAGTACGACAAATTCTACCGCAACTGTGATATGTGGGTTCCTCTTTTCACCGCAGCGAAGGCCGGCAATTTGAACTTCGTGCAGCAGTTGCATTCATATGGAGCAGACATCAACATCTTAGATCACAACCACACAACACCACTTCATCATGCCTGCAAGTCCAACCAGAGGGAGATTGTAGACTTTCTGATAGAGCACGATGCGGATCTCAACATCAGGTCAATGGATAAAAACGAGGGTCCATTAGATTATGCCTACAGGTACCCAGCGGACGTAAGCTTAGTAACCCATCTGCACAAACTTGGCGCCAAGTCTGAAAAACTTGATAATTATCCGTTACATTTCGCTGCCTTTCTTGGCAATTTGGACTTGTTTCAAATGGCCTGCGATGATAACAAAGACGTTGACATTGACGTTCGAGACTTTGTTGGGAGGACAGTCCTTCATTGCGCTTGCTATTCGGGGAGCATCGACGTGGTGAAGAAATGCCTGGAGTACGGGCCAAATGTCAACAGCGTAGAGGACGGTTACGGTTTGGGTGAACATTATACACCATTACAGATTGCAATAGCCTGGCGTAATCCAAGCTTGGTCGAGTTTTTACTCCATGAGAAAGAGTGCCCCGGAGTACTCGTCAATCCTGTCCAAAAAGATGTTGGACTTGCGGAGGATTCGGACTCTGATAATGAAGACGAAACCTGGCCACCGGTTCAGATTGCTTGCTACGTCGGCGACTTGAAATCAGTGCAGTTGTTGCTGAAGAGGGGCGCTGTTGCCCCAAAGGGGGCAGCACTGAGCACATGCTGTTGGACCAATCACGTGCAGCGAATCGCCATTGCTCTAGAGCTCATCGACAATGGACATTACCAGCTGAAAGCGCCCTGTTCGTACACCACCTCAGGTTATCAAGAGCACTGCACCCCGCTTCAGTGCACAGTGGAAAGAAACGACTTGGAACTTTTAAAAGCGCTTCTCGGTAAAGAGAAATTTCTGAACGAAGTTCTACAGAACAATGACTTCTTTTCAGCCCTCCTCATCTCAGGGCAAGAAAATAACATTGAGTGTTTTCAAACCTTGCTGTCATATTTGACAAATCAGCAAAGAAAACTTATACTGAAACCAGAAAATGTGATCGACCTCCTTATTAATACGTTAGAGCACAGGCAGCCAGAAATGATGAAGTTCCTGTTGAAAGAAGTCTTAGAGTCCAAACAAGCCATTTCAAACTTGTACGCCGACGTCCGTTTCTCTGAAAAATTAGGTCATTATCTGCAGACGCATAACTACCAGTTGTTTCTCTGTCTTGACGAGTTGTTGACGGCAGGTCATGGGACGAGGTTGTGGTCTGCGTACTTCAATCTCTCGCTCATCTATAAGGAGAATTTATTCTATTTCGTGCACATCATACCGCTCATCAGCCGAAAGTACGCGACCCTGGACAACAATCTCCTCGGGTTCTTGATTCGGCAGAAAGATATCGCAATGGTGCAATTCCTGTCGGAATGCGGTCTCCAAATATTACCGAAAGAACTCGGTAATTTTCGAGGCGTGCATTCCAGCTCGTCTGATACCCTCGACTTCATTGATGAAGCCATCGATATTGTCGCGTCTCCTTTCACTCTGAAGTCCGTCTGCCGCAGTTTCATCCGGGAGAGTTTGTTATCGTCATCGCCAGATGTTTACCAAAGTGCGCAACAGTTGGCGCTCCCGAAATCATTGGTGGACTATCTAGCATTCACTGGTGTGCATAAGTTTCAGTACTGA